A stretch of DNA from Trichomycterus rosablanca isolate fTriRos1 chromosome 1, fTriRos1.hap1, whole genome shotgun sequence:
CCTTTAGAATTATCAGATTTCTGGAAATGCTTAAGTGAACACCCAGTTGGTGTTTATTGTCCCTGTCTGTACTCTCTTTGTGTTCCAATAATCTGTTGTCTTGTCTTTAGAATGTAGTTTTATAAATGTAGGGTTAATTTTATGTTCACAGACTACAATTTTGTGCTTAATCTGTTTTCACAATAACAAACGATGAAACTAAGCATTTTGCATGCAATATAGTCCATAATTTTTTCACATTTAAGAAACAATTTTTTTCTGAACACCTATGCTAAATATGtataggttttattttatttcatttacaattgaATTAATTGCCTATTCTTGGTTATTTTCATAGCTAAATGTTCAGTCTACAACTTCAATTAAAGCTGGTTATTAAATGATTAagtattgtttgtttttcccTCACTATACTCAGGTTCTAATTGAATGGATTAATAATGAGCTAGAAGAAGAGAGGATCATTGTTAAGGATCTTGAGGAGGATCTGTATGATGGGCAAGTGCTGCAGAAGCTGTTTGGTAAGACAATGCATAAGGAGAAAATGTGAGAGAAACATTATTAGGTAAAGCTCTGAGGTGATTGTTTCCAGTGCAATTGCAATCTTAGTGCTCACTTAAGAATGTAAAAGTTGGGTCTTCAGTCAGTGGTTAAAAATAGCAAGAACAGGTTAAGTTTACTCCACCGTCTAAATGTCAGTACTAAGAATAGTCCTAATGCTTGTCTTTCTTGAATACTATTTGTTTTAGCAAAGCTTGTAGTTCCAAAGAGAGAAAGTACAGAGTGGGGTTTAACAAGTGCTTTTAAGTAGTTAAGGTATGGCCTATTTTTGGCTTTGCAATGAAGAATAAGTATTTTACAGCTGCAGAAAGGAAGCAGATGGTACACAGCAGTGGGCTGATGAAGGAATACTAATATCAGACATGTGGCTGActtgtttaaattttttataacaGTTGTGCATGTTGGTCTGGGATTTATTTAATGTTGAGCTTCTGTTAGTTACTCATATTACATGTGGGAAATGCAGCGGAAATGGGTAGCATAAAGATCTAAGTAAAGACTCAGGTTGAAGTATTCATTTAAGCCGTGATGAGTACCCACAACAGTGGTCCAAGAAGGGTCAAAGTTTTTAGGCGGCCAAGACATGAaagctgtggtatctggtatgGAGTACCAGAAGAGCTACTACTGCTTAATTTGCAGATAATTCTGTTGAGTTGAATGTGCTGTAATACACAGTACATCAAACAATTCTGTATATGGGCTGCAtagttgcaggccagtcaaagtgccctTGCTAACTTTGGCATCGAAACTGGACATCTCAACAAAGGAAGAAAGTTGAAGAAGATGGCAAACACGTGTACTGTTTACTTGCATGGcatcaggatgcactgtagaatGATCCACTTTACAGCTTATAAAACtggctggtaatgtcctggtaccagataccacaggacattTTTCAGATGTCTTGTAGAGTTCATGGCTCGACAGGTCAGACCTGTTTCGACAGTATATTAGGCTATGGTcttttggctcatctgtgtattaatgcaataaaattatattttagtacttttactcacATACTCATTTTtgaaccccagatctcaatgCCAGTTGACACTAATTTAAATAACAGAATGTACAAAAGAATTATTTTTATGCCGTCTTTTTTTTTGAACAGAGAAATTATCAGGTTATAAGCTGAATGTTGCAGAGGTAACCCAGTCAGAGATCGGTCAGAAACAGAAGCTACAGACTGTACTGGAGGCAGTGAATGAACAGCTTCGACCTCAGGGATGGACCATAGAATGGGGAGTTGACTGTAAGTACAATATCATGATGATGTGTTAATAGGGATGtgcaaaattaatttaatatttttatacaaaattCTAGACTATAGTAATGCATAAGGTGCACTTGAGGATTTTTCACTAAACAGAGACATACCTGCCAAGACTTTACAGAATCTGATGGCCAGAACACAAAAGGTGCTTCTGCAAGTTACGTTAGTTTGGGCATGTTATGAGGCACCCACATGACCCTCAATGTCAGTGTTTCtgacaggacttgtggaaggactcaggagaccaagaataagctggactgacaataTCACTGCATAAATTGCAGTATCGGTGGTTAGTCTGCTCTGAGCAACacaagacagagagagaaagctgacccatctgtgcagacaaccatcacaaagcaatgacAGCATAGTGACATAACATGACAGAATCCATTACAGTTTCCTATATACAAGTGCTGCAtcattttttttacctctttCAAATCACTTGAATTttatcattgtttttatttagtttttatcatttatatacagtacacacactgtCCCAAATTGGATAAATTAAATTACGTGGTACTCTGGTGCCCCCTCTTGCTTGCATTACACGTTTACTGGCCAAGGAGGGCCACAGTTCTCTGCCACCTTCCTGTGTAAAGAAAAGTGTCTGGTGGCATTACAGAGATATGGACCATGCAAtgctctttgtagttcttcaccaTTTGAACTGACGCCCTATCCTGAGTAGTACTTGCTGTTGCAGCTCTTCCATTTTTTCCTTTCTTAGTGATGGCTGAATGTGTATGTAGATTCCCTTAACTGTTGATctagcacattagactgctgcactaCCCAAAATAAGTtcaatgttttactgttttatatacTTGTTATTATTCTACAATATTATTTTATGCACAATTATTTGGGTTAGTGAGAAACTGAGTGTCTTCTGAGTGTCTTGATCTTGATTCCATTTATCAGCGATTCACTCAAAGAACCTGGTGGCCATTGTATACTTACTGGTGGCTCTGGCCATGCACTTTCTGGCCCCTATCAGGCTCCCTGAGCATGTCTCTGTAAAGGTGGTGGTGGTCAAGGTGAGTAAACTTgcataaaacacagatatgCTTATTTCATGCATGACGTGGACCAGATGTTATATGTTTCTATTTCCTATGTTGATTCTGATCGGCAGAAAAAGGAGGGAATCTTACATACATCTCATGTAACCAAAGAACTCACAACCACAACGGAGTAAGTGGAGCAATTTAAGTCTGCAGGTCTCATCTAGTGTTCAAATATAACATTTAATTCAAATAAGCATTAtggttgttttctttctttctgcagGATGATGATGGGAAGATTTGGTGAGTAGGTAAACTTAGTGCTTTATACTCATGGTACCTAATAAGAACACTAAAACCTGCTAGCACGGGTACATTcttaaaatttgttttattctGATTTCATTCACGTTATTTTGGATTGCAGAGAGGGATGCCTTTGACACCTTATTGGACCATGCACCTGACAAACTCAATGTTGTCAAAACGGTAATATACTATCCCACTGTTTTTTTCTACAATACACTGACTGAATTGATTATTGAATTAAaaggaatgctttttcatgtacatCCCCAAATTCTAGTAAAATaacattcacagactttttaaatgcagtttaaGTGGCAAAACTCTGACATTAGAGCTTTAGTTAATTTGGTTTACACATATGTGAGAATACACACCTGTAAAAAAGTCTAAgcagaagtatttatttatttatttaagaatagaatggaatggctttatttgtcatatatacagtacatatacatgtgtacagtacaatgaaatgctttttctgtatattccagcttgtttggaagctggggtcagagtgcagggtcagtaattgtacgaCGCCTTTctagcagacagggttaaagcccttgctcaagagcccaatagtagctgcatggcagagccgggatttctTTCAACTAATTGCCCAAAGCTCCAGCCACTAAGCTACCATTAGTTTTTAAATTTCAAGTCTAATACTAAGACACCTACTTTTTTGCCCTATGTTTTTGCACTATGTTGCTGACAAACAGAATACACatggatatactgtacatgttcaACACAGTTTGTGAGAAGTagcttaaaaacaattaaacaaggTGTGGATTAAGGCAGTTGTAATtctttgttatttaataattttccaCTAGCTGCTTTTTTGCTCAAAAACAACATTGGTCAATATTTAAAACCTGTAAAGAGTATAAGTTATGTATTTAATAGTGGCAAGACAAGGCAACTGAATGTGATGTATTAAACAATACTTAACATTTTATACTATGACAAGGTTATAGTATATGATAAGGTTATTCTCTTTTTCAGTCCCTAATTACCTTTGTTAATAAACACCTGAACAAGCTGAATCTGGAGGTCAATGAGCTGGAATCACAGGTGAGACTGCACTCCCTTCAGAAAAAAAGCTTGCTCATGTTTTATGCTCAGAACTATAAATCTTTTGATAAAATTCAGCAGTAATAGCATGTCTCTGTCAGTGTAAGTGGTTACGTTTGTATTTTTGTGTGGAAtcatagatgtgtgtgtagtttgcagaTGGTGTGTATCTGGTGTTGCTGATGGGCCTGTTGGAGGATTACTTTGTGCCACTATACAACTTTTATCTCACACCAGAGAGCTTTGAACAGAAGGTGAGAATCTACTAATGTGTTTAACTGGTACTATTTGTTGGATAGACAAACATGTTTGCATTGTAAAGAGTAAGTGgatatattgttattataaaatatatatttttgtgtgtCATTCAGGTACACAATGTAGCATTTGCATTTGAGTTAATGCAGGATGGAGGACTTAAAAAACCCAAGGCTCGACCAGAAGGTATTGATATCTAGTCAGTGTAAAGGAATACTAGGTTATGATTCTAGGTTACAAAATCAgaacaagtattaaagtataaatcactttaatgatttttaacgTTGTTGGAAGTTATACTAGGTGATTTAAAGATGCATTAGATTAATGGTTTTTACTAATTCAAATGTAATGGGTAATGTAGAGAACATGGTGAAGCGTCATTGTCGAGGCAACATAATCattcttaaatattaaatatattgtatGCCTAAGGAAAAATTACACTTAAAATGTTTGTGTTGGCTTGTGTACATCCCCCTGCTAGTTACAGAGTCATTTACTTTTTACATACTTTAGTGTATGGATATAATCCATGTACAATCTCCCATAATGATGAAGTAAAAACATAGTTTTTTGATGAATTAAAGGTTAATTATTGAAATCTCTCACAAAAGTTTTTAGGTCAGGTGCCTCCCTTTTGCTTTAAACATCCTTGAGATGTATCTAAAACTCAAATGGAGTCCACCTGTTACAATTTGAACTGCATGGACATAGTTTGAAAGGACACACCTGGGTTTCTAAGAGCCTACATTTAACACTGCATTGTCAGTACAGAAACCATGCCCTGAAGTCCAAGGAACAATTTCTCTGCAATCTAATTGTGGAAAGGCATAGATCAGGGCAGTGATATAAAATAAGAGCTAAAGCTTTGAGTATttccaggaccacagtggcccAATAATTGAGAAATTGAAGAAATTTGGCACAACATGTGCATtaagcaagaagggcctgggtcagggaggtaagaaagaacccaacGGTTGCTCTCtaagagcttttttttttattatttttttcccccctttttctccccctttagcgcatccaattgttcaatttgcatcgtgcttcctctctgtctatgccaaaccctgccctgaccgaggagatcgaagctaacccacatcccctccgaaacatgggcaacagccggatgcatttttgccacccacacattgatgagtgtggcgccacctagcgttgcatgcggagagacacaccctaagggcactcctcctcatctctgtgcaggcgtctcTAATCAGCTGGAAGGGgttgtaatcgcattctgacagagagagacccacatccggttctttgtcttaccccccaactgagcaaccggccaatcattgctcatacagccactcagcctcgaaccggtaaggcagagctggattcgatacgaggtactcagaatccagctctggttgcagtgtgtctttttaccgctgcgctacctgagcggcATTAGAGCTTTTaaagtcctgtgcagagatggaAGAATCTGCTGGAGTGACGATCATCTCAATGACACTCCATCTGGCCTTTATGGCAGAGCGACAGGACAGAAGCCAATGTTGAATAAAAGTCATATGACCGCATGTAAAAGCAGGAATCTGGCAACATGACTGAAAAATCCTTTAGTTCTTTATTCTCTTAAGATAAAAACACTTACAAGCCTTGTACTTCGCTTGTGTTATCCTTTCTGCTCACTAGATGGAGACACTTCACCAGTCCTCCAGCGCAGAGGTTTTGCAATTCACTGCCCACACAACCCACCAAAGACATTAATATAGATTATACTGCTCAAGAGACAGTGTAATCTAAATGAATGAGTTTCTGTCCAGATGAATTACCTACTTTATACCAACAATGTTTAGACTTACCAAgatacatgtttaaaaacaagtttGTTTAACGTGCTGTAATATAGTAACATTGTAACATTTCTACAGCACTCAGCAAAAGACATTTGTTCCAAATTAAACCCTATTTTACTGATGGTATGGCTTATTTATTTCCCCTCAAAAGATTTGATCAATGGCATCATGGTCTCTGTGCCAAAAGAACTCATTTATATTTaccatataaaaatattaattttactCTTGAACCTTGCATTCCCCTGGTTCATGCCACCAAACTAATTCTTAGTGGTTGATTTCTCCCTATGTAAGATACAAACAAAGGATCTCACTGGCCCAATTGGTCTCCTTTTTATTAAAGCACATGCTTAGATGACTTGTGGATGAACATGTTGAATTTATCTAGTCTTTATAAGTTTGTCTAAATTGATAAACTTTTAGCTGTTTAACAATTGTACATATGGCTGCAACAATTACTAGGACattctaaaatatatgcatatGTTTGAAGATTTAACTCTTCACTCAAATTGTTTTGCTGATTATATGTTTTATAAtgaaaatactgtaaatactgaaaatacacagatcagccataacattaaaaccacctccttgtttctacactcactgtctattttatcagctccacttaccatatagaagcactttgtagttctacaattactgactgtagtccatctgtttctttacaaacctttttagcctgttttcaccgtattcttcaatggtcaggaccccacagatccactcataccagagagcaggtattatttatatggtggattattctcagcactgcagtaacatggtcatgacatggtggtggtgtgttagtgtgtgttgtgctggtatgagtggatcagacacagcagcgctgctgaagtttttaaatactgtgtccactcactgtctataagacacgcctacctagttggtccaccttgtagatgaaagtcagagacgatcgctcatccattgctgctgtttgagttggtcatcttctagaccttcatcagtggtcacaggacaccgctcacggggcactgttggctggatatttttggttggtggactattctcagtccagcagtgacagtgaggtgtttaaaaacttcatcagcattgctgtgtctcatagcagcacaacacacactaacacaccaccaccatgtcagtgtcactgcagtgctgagaatgacccaccacctaaataatacctactctgtggtggtcctgtgggggtcctgaccattgcagaacagggtgaaagcaggctaaaaaagcatgaagagaaacagatggactacagttagtaattgtaggactacaaagtgcttctatatggtaagtggagctgataaaatgaacagtgagtgtagaaacaaggaggtggtcataatgttatgcctgatgtaTGCTGTTTATACTAAAAATACTGAAAGTTTGGTTAGTGGTCAAAGATTCGTTTTTCTTTCCCATTTCACAAAATATCCTTTTCCAGAAACAGGGTTTGTACTCACCCTTATTCCAGTATTAGTTATTAGGTGTGAGAGAGATATTTTGTTGATTTATAGAACAATTATACATGAGGATGATAATGTGGGACAGCAGACACTATTCTGATCTGCTTTTACAGGGCTTGTTTGGCTTGTGTGAACATTTGTGGACTAGAactatttttcttatttagcAATGTAACTTTGTTaagatttgtttttgtttttttgttgtagATGTGGTGAATCTGAACCTGAAGGCTACTCTACGAGTCCTCTATAACCTCTTTACGAACTACAAAAGTGCAGAGTGATGGAGGAGAGTTTTCTCAGCAGGAGAGTCTTACCCTGTGCCTCACTGGTGCTTACTGTACACTTCAGTTTAAGAATGCAGCCTTTTGAGTTGCCTGTCGCTTTAATGCTCTACGGATCAGATGCTGCTGTGATGTCAGAGCAAGTACCCCAAGTATAGAACCACAAGTATTATGCataatttatataaacaaaGCTCACTGTTGCTTATGGTGCTGATTGTTTTATGACCTGTTTGCACTGTGGATTATTTTGATTaacttattaattaaaataaatgtttgtaatATATTGAATGATGCCTTTAAGACTTGATATTTGAATGCGATatgcattgagtttcaaggtatttttttcccataaggatgtatgggaaaccagTTAAtgtgctccatggtccagtggaactgcatacattttaggctaatgtataATAATGGAGTTGTTATGACATGTATCCACTGAAAATACCACAAATATAGTatgaaaaacaatacaaaatacaattgaaaaaccaTAAAGTTTAAAAtccatataaaaatacaataaaacttgcacTTTAACATTACTTCTTTATTGAAGTATTTGCAGTATATTGCAGAACAAATATGTAAGATTAATTATTTGTACTTAATAGTGTCATTAATCAAcacatttgtgcctttttggctctaaagctctgtCAGACTCTGTCCATACACATGAAATTTATCCCTCCTACAGTTCTTCACCTCATTCAGTGAAAAAGCAAATCACTGAGTACACTGAATCactcagaaacgactctttttaaatgaattatttattggaatctaatcagggagctgtgctcttgtctatggtaaagattcattcgttttgctcagtAGATTAGTTCGGTTTTTGTTAGTtagacaaacacagttggatatggatttatatattctggaattATTCTGGAAAtgttctggaaacatacaagacggctgccaagaagaaaaacaagtggattatatctctaatggaacaacacacggatatagatCTGGTcttaatttgaagaagagaggctcaggtaagcagcggtaatgattttatgctgggtcacggtgctgctgtttaccatgtgctttcattttgcaatgatagcaaatcATTATcatagcataaatgtgattgtgagattctgctggtttgtttgatataaatattttgacgttttaccgcaccgctcaagacGACCGCTGAACAAagtacagtcacacacacgccgagtttaaaggaaacgtcaagtttaagagtacaaatttcaaagatttcgagtttgggggacgttgagttacaaggtaccactgtacttaaaaaaccttgaatCTTTGATGCAGTTGGATATTTCAGGGGGACAATAACCCAAAACACATGTTAAGACATTTTAGAGTGACCATATAAAGACAAAAGTTGGCTTTTGGAATTGCATTCCAATAGtcttgaccttaaccctattgAAAATATgtgcactgcattaaaaaagttTAGCTTGTTTGACATGGTTAAAGATCCAAGCAGAGATATGTGCCAACGTCTCCAAAAGCATCAAGGTAACTTAAATTATTACGCTAATGTTCtatttgaaatgttttattcaCAGTTGGCTTATTAAAAACAACCAGCAGAAGATCATTAAAGAAAAGAGTATGTACAAGCtgtttcaaaaaataaaaaagaaaggaaacttGACCTCTGAATTATACAAAAATCGTTACTAGGCCGTTGCAAGAAGTTTAGTTCAAGAAGTAAACGTTatgttaaaataatgttaagTGCAAATGTTAAAATATAGCAAAACATGTATGCCTGTGGATGATCATGCGTAACCAAAAACACTTTTATAATCTAAAACCAAAACctttattgtatatacagtggtaccttgaaacaaTGTCAATTGGTTGTGGGACtgccgttgagtttaaaaggcgttgagtttcaaggtattttttcccattaggGTGTATGAAAAAACCTGTTAATTCCCGTGaacctgcatatattttaggctaatgtaaaataaaggggttgtttttgacacttatacactgaaaataacaaatatacaaatataatattaaaaacactgaaataaaaagctgattcttacaatttctcagaaccccaagctataacacaagtttaaaagtgaaacaggagaaaaatccagctaaacacagatacatgtggagctttcagagtgaatttgatggttattccacataaATGCCGATtagtctcatattcacactttgatgacgttttatagcaccgctcaagccgagtgctgttcattgttaatttaaaattaaataaatacatttttaaaaaacaaactgaacacattgagaTTAAAGGAAACGTTGAGCTTAGGGGTGCAAACTTCTTGACGAAGGGCgtggagtttcaaagattttgagtttagcgGACGTTAAGTTacagggtaccactgtaataattaatacaatGAACAAGTTACGTAAATCCTTGCATTTACAGCCTTTGTTAACAGCGATACTATTTTGTTTAGATTCTGAATAGACCTATTTTGTgaacaataatattaatctcGCAGCTCTTTAATATGCTCCTTTGCAAAGCTAAATTTTGCTTTATATTAAGTTTTTATTGGTTAAATGCAAGACCGTAgccatgaaataaaaattgggggggtgggggtcctgccactctaaaacattcctgccatgaCAGGAATTtatgggaacactgacagatcctaaTATTATGCAAACTTAATGAGTGAAAAAAAATTctttataatttttacatcagtatcaTTGTTTGTAAAGACTAATCCTTGATGGATTCTCTTTttataccaaatcatgattccCTTACCTGTTCACCTGCTTTTAGTGGAATGGCTTAACATTAACTTATTAAGACACTTCATTATGTTGtggataattaataataaaaaagttgtTCTTGAATACTAAACTGAGGTTTAAAATTCTGGCTCAGTTAGAAACCTAAGCAAAAGCCCTGCTCTGCttaaatgtaattgtattaGCACAGTGATTCAAAACCTTAGATGACCTGCAACAGTAGCCAATTAGTGCATTTATATAAAGGAACAATTTGACTATGGTAATCAAATGCCCACATGCTGCAGGCTGAGAACCGACGTATTCGGAAGTCTGGAATTAGGCCCTtgctttttctattttaatGTGATGCTTCTAAACTCGTTTATTTCTGAATTAATCTGGATTTGTCTGTTTGCCAGATTACCATAGCAACCTCCCTGCCCAAATTACTGCTGCTTACACAGGGAATGAAAAAGAGCCTTTCTAATGTACTTACCTTTCTATGTCATTTTAGTTCATTCTTTATTAAACTTTGAATTGTCAATCTGCATTATACaacccccaaatcagaaaaagttgggacagcatgaaaaatttaaataataaaaaaacacagagtttcttacatttactttgacttttatttgattgcagacttgaacctgagatatttcatgttttatctgcacaacttcatttcatttattaataaacatccattcctgcatttcagacctgcaacacattccaaaaaatttgggacagtaaagcatttaccactttgtaatgttgccgttccttttcaccacacttaaaaaacgttgtggcactgaggataccaagtgatttagtgtttcagcttttattttgtctcattcttcctgcaaacacgttttaagatgtgcaacagtatgcgGTCAtctttgtcacatttttcgtttcaaaattctccacacattctctattggggacaggtcaggactgcaggcaggccagtccagtacccgtaccctcttctttcgcagccatgcctttgtaatgtgtgcagcatgtggttttgcattgtcttgttgaaaaatgcatgaacgtccctggaaaagatgacgtcttgaaggcagcatatgttgctctaacatctcaatgtacttttctgcattaatgctgccatcacagaagtgtaaatgacctttgccaagggcactgacacaaccccataccatgacagacaggcttttggacttgttgctgataacagtctggatggtcctttttcgtctttggtccgaagcacatggcatccattttttcaaaaaagacctggaatgctaattcatctgaccacaatacacgtttccactgtgtgatggtccatcctagatgcctcagagccccgagaagtcgacgccgcttctggacatggttaacatagggcttcttttttgcacagtaaagttttaagtggcatttgtgcatgtaactctgtattgtagtgcttgacaaaggtttgccaaagtaatctcttgcccatgtggttgtatcagctattgttgagtggtggttcttgatgcagtgccgtctgagggatcgaagataaagggtgttcagcttaagcttgtgcccttggccttacgcacagaaattcctcccgattccttgaattgtttaatgatattatgcactgtagagggagaaatatgcaaataccttccaatctttctttgaggtacattgtttttaaacatttcaataattttgtcatgcatttgttgacaaactggagatcatctggtcatctttgctcatcaaacactcagcctttcctggatgctgcttttgtaccaaaccatgattacaatcacctgttgacatcacctgtttggaatcacatcattatttagttttgtcacctcattactagccttaaattgctcccgtcccaactttttttgggatgttttgcaggcctgaaatgcaggaatgaggtatattaacacataacatgaagttgagcagacaaaacatgaaacatcttgggttcaaactgcaatcaaataaaagtcaaagtaaatgtaaggaacactgcatttttattttatttgcattttccatactgtcccaactttttcttatttggggttgtagtttccATTCCTTCCAAATTAAACTATATGTGTATGTCAGCTCCATACTAAATGGAATACACACTTGTATGTTCATTTTGTAACTATTACGTGACATTACAGCTGTACCTAGAGCAACACAGCAGCAATTTTTTTGCTTCCGCTCTTACTCAAGACCACACAACTGAAAGAGGAAGCATTACTTCTTTACTGTCACTTCCTTAGCAAAAGCGTTTTTTCACTGAATATGAATCTTTTTTCATTCTGTTAGGCTGAT
This window harbors:
- the parvb gene encoding beta-parvin isoform X1, which encodes MSATTTRPAAQQGKMKKDESFFGKLGGTLARRKKSKEVSDLQEGGKYAINAPLLPTSANLLPEDLLLEESAERVMLDPTSRENPKFKDLQKVLIEWINNELEEERIIVKDLEEDLYDGQVLQKLFEKLSGYKLNVAEVTQSEIGQKQKLQTVLEAVNEQLRPQGWTIEWGVDSIHSKNLVAIVYLLVALAMHFLAPIRLPEHVSVKVVVVKKKEGILHTSHVTKELTTTTEMMMGRFERDAFDTLLDHAPDKLNVVKTSLITFVNKHLNKLNLEVNELESQFADGVYLVLLMGLLEDYFVPLYNFYLTPESFEQKVHNVAFAFELMQDGGLKKPKARPEDVVNLNLKATLRVLYNLFTNYKSAE
- the parvb gene encoding beta-parvin isoform X2 → MAGLLCGTKKKKQVSDLQEGGKYAINAPLLPTSANLLPEDLLLEESAERVMLDPTSRENPKFKDLQKVLIEWINNELEEERIIVKDLEEDLYDGQVLQKLFEKLSGYKLNVAEVTQSEIGQKQKLQTVLEAVNEQLRPQGWTIEWGVDSIHSKNLVAIVYLLVALAMHFLAPIRLPEHVSVKVVVVKKKEGILHTSHVTKELTTTTEMMMGRFERDAFDTLLDHAPDKLNVVKTSLITFVNKHLNKLNLEVNELESQFADGVYLVLLMGLLEDYFVPLYNFYLTPESFEQKVHNVAFAFELMQDGGLKKPKARPEDVVNLNLKATLRVLYNLFTNYKSAE